From the Salarias fasciatus chromosome 16, fSalaFa1.1, whole genome shotgun sequence genome, one window contains:
- the LOC115402998 gene encoding trace amine-associated receptor 13c-like encodes MGETELCFPQLFNTSCWKPKRPLSKAVLIYSLLSFISVLTAPLNLLVIISISHFKQLHTPTNLLLLSLAVSDFLVGIAMPFMIILTNGCWFLGDFMCVLYTGLTCLITSTSVGSMVLISVDRYVAICDPLHYSTKVTVRRVSVCTSLCWSFSFLYNSFLLRDNIIQPGRFNSCYGECVVVIDNFIGTVDTILTFVGPVTVIIVLYMRVFVVAVSQARAMRSQIVVRFQHQQTVRAKRSEMKAARTLGVVVVVFLTCLCPYYCSLFSDQNSLFNVMSVALEVWLFYLNSCLNPVIYAFCYPWFLKSVRLIVTLKIFQPHSCDACIL; translated from the exons ATGGGAGAAACTGAGCTCTGCTTCCCGCAGCTCTTCAACACCTCCTGCTGGAAGCCGAAGCGTCCACTCAGCAAGGCTGTGCTCATTTACTCTCTGCTGTCCTTCATCTCTGTGCTCACTGCTCCACTCAACCTGCTCGTCATTATCTCCATCTCCCACTTCAA GCAGCTCCACACTCCCACCAACCTCCTGCTATTGTCTCTGGCTGTCTCAGATTTCCTCGTGGGAATCGCTATGCCATTTATGATCATTCTCACCAATGGCTGTTGGTTTCTTGGTGACTTTATGTGTGTACTATATACTGGTTTGACTTGCTTAATCACCTCAACCTCAGTAGGAAGCATGGTACTCATATCAGTTGACCGCTATGTGGCCATTTGTGACCCTCTCCACTACTCCACTAAAGTCACTGTGAGAAGAGTTTCTGTCTGTACATCTCTCTgttggtctttttcttttttgtacaaCAGCTTTCTTTTGAGAGACAACATCATACAGCCGGGCCGGTTCAACTCCTGCTACGGAGAGTGTGTCGTGGTTATTGACAACTTTATAGGAACAGTTGATACAATTCTGACTTTTGTGGGGCCTGTTACTGTGATCATAGTCCTGTACATGAGAGTGTTTGTGGTGGCTGTGTCTCAGGCCCGGGCCATGCGCTCTCAGATTGTTGTCAGATTTCAACATCAGCAGACTGTGCGTGCTAAAAGATCTGAGATGAAAGCAGCCAGGACTCTGGGTGTagtagttgttgtttttctcacatGTCTTTGCCCATATTATTGTTCCCTGTTTTCAGACCAGAACAGCTTGTTTAACGTTATGTCTGTGGCCTTAGAGGTCTGGCTGTTCTATCTTAACTCCTGTCTCAACCCAGTGATTTATGCTTTTTGCTACCCCTGGTTTCTGAAATCTGTTCGGCTGATTGTcactttgaaaatatttcagccTCACTCCTGTGATGCTTGCATATTATga
- the LOC115402999 gene encoding trace amine-associated receptor 13c-like — protein MEETELCFPQLLNASCWKPKRPLSEAVLIYSVLSFISLLTASLDLLVIISISHFKQLHTPTNLLLLSLAVADFFVGLNMSFQIVLTNGCWFFGDFLCIFYNSLDYTITSASVGTMVLISVDRYVAICDPLHYSTKVTVRRVSVCICLCWSCSFLFSSLILRDNLIQPGRYNSCYGECVVVIDYFMGIVDTILTFVGPVTVIIVLYMRVFVVAVSQARAMRSQIAVIFQRQQTVHVKRSEMKAARTLGVVVVVFLSCLCPYYCSLFSDQSSFFNVMSVALEIWLFYLNSCLNPVIYAFCYPWFLKSVRLIVTLKIFQPHSCDVNIL, from the exons ATGGAGGAAACTGAGCTCTGCTTCCCGCAGCTCCTCAATGCCTCCTGTTGGAAGCCGAAGCGTCCACTCAGCGAGGCTGTGCTCATTtactctgtgctgtccttcatctctctgctcaCTGCTTCTCTCGACCTGCTCGTCATTATCTCCATCTCCCACTTCAA GCAGCTCCACACTCCCACCAACCTCCTGTTATTGTCTCTGGCTGTCGCAGATTTCTTTGTGGGCCTGAACATGTCCTTTCAGATTGTGCTCACCAACGGCTGCTGGTTTTTTGGAGACTTTCTGTGCATCTTTTATAATAGTTTGGACTACACCATCACCTCGGCCTCAGTAGGAACCATGGTACTCATATCAGTCGACCGCTATGTGGCCATTTGTGATCCTCTCCACTACTCCACTAAAGTCACTGTGAGAAGAGTTTCTGTCTGTATTTGTCTCTGTTGgtcttgttcttttttgttcaGCAGCCTCATTTTGAGAGATAACCTCATACAGCCGGGCCGGTACAACTCCTGCTACGGAGAGTGTGTCGTGGTTATTGACTACTTTATGGGAATTGTTGATACAATCTTGACTTTTGTGGGACCTGTTACTGTGATCATAGTCCTGTACATGAGAGTGTTTGTGGTGGCTGTGTCTCAGGCCCGGGCCATGCGCTCTCAGATTGCTGTCATATTTCAACGTCAACAGACTGTGCATGTTAAAAGATCTGAGATGAAAGCAGCCAGGACTCTGggtgtagttgttgttgtttttctctcatgcCTTTGCCCATATTATTGTTCCCTGTTTTCAGACCAGAGCAGCTTCTTTAATGTTATGTCTGTGGCCTTAGAGATCTGGCTGTTCTATCTTAACTCCTGTCTCAACCCAGTGATTTATGCTTTTTGCTACCCCTGGTTTCTGAAATCTGTTCGGCTGATTGTcactttgaaaatatttcagccTCACTCCTGTGATGTTAACATATTATAA
- the LOC115403115 gene encoding interferon alpha/beta receptor 1b-like, translating into MSEDLEPGSMSVRPAVLFVCLFACCLHGSAAAAQPAPPHNVTVITLNTNYTLSWEYDSNVTNAHSVTFTTQYLPKFKLKYKKKNASWITACNESSQRFCDLTVLNLHYLGIFVLRVRANVNRGHSGWVQKEFCPDKDAAVGPPASVGLVPVGSNLQVSISDPMTTDNRSMKEHLPGLYYNIRYWEHSEDASASVISSETNVVTLPDLKARTWYCVSLQSRCDFYHKSSSFTTPRCMQTEGAVPWWQIFLYFLGSLVICFLLILFALFGVFWVFKTVKATFYPVSRLPAHFQQCRHDSTGSDIPPLFTPDSESDLCEKVIVCPQPGLLEEEIPSDEDLLEHRADLPSDNSGELSCQASSSSGDTGIYSAEGCSSLYQPDSAQSVSGASDCCRVPFEQVKMGDIKGEALIAGGVVDMWI; encoded by the exons ATGAGTGAGGACCTCGAACCTGGCAGCATGTCGGTCCGTCCTGCGGTTCTGTTCGTCTGCCTCTTCGCCTGCTGCCTTCACGGCTCCGCTG ctgcagcacagccgGCCCCACCCCacaatgtgacagtgatcacaTTAAACACCAATTACACGCTTAGCTGGGAGTATGACTCCAATGTTACAAACGCTCACTCTGTCACCTTCACAACTCAATACCTTCC AAAGTTTAAGCTAAAGTATAAGAAGAAGAATGCAAGCTGGATCACGGCGTGCAACGAAAGCTCACAGCGGTTTTGTGACCTCACAGTCTTGAATTTGCACTATCTGGGCATCTTCGTGCTTCGAGTGCGAGCCAATGTGAACAGGGGTCACTCTGGGTGGGTGCAGAAGGAATTCTGCCCCGATAAAGATG CCGCGGTGGGACCTCCGGCGTCGGTGGGCCTCGTTCCTGTTGGATCCAACCTGCAGGTTTCCATCTCCGACCCGATGACCACCGACAACCGCTCCATGAAGGAACATCTTCCCGGGCTGTACTACAATATCCGCTACTGGGAACACTCGGAGGACGCATCG GCCTCAGTAATAAGCAGTGAGACCAACGTGGTGACTCTACCCGACCTGAAGGCGCGGACCTGGTACTGCGTGAGCCTTCAGTCACGCTGTGACTTCTACCacaagagcagcagcttcaccacgCCGCGCTGCATGCAGACCGAAG GTGCTGTTCCCTGGTGGCAGATCTTTCTGTACTTCCTTGGCTCTCTGGTCATCTGCTTCCTGTTGATTTTGTTCGCACTCTTTGGCGTCTTTTGGGTCTTCAAGACCGTCAAAGCCACATTTTACCCTGTCAGCAGGCTGCCCGCACACTTCCAGCAG TGTCGCCACGACTCCACCGGCTCTGACATTCCTCCACTTTTCACCCCGGATTCAGAGTCAGACCTCTGTGAAAAAGTGATTGTTTGCCCACAGCCGGGACTGTTGGAAGAGGAAATCCCTTCAGATGAAGACTTGCTTGAACACAGAGCTGACCTGCCGTCAGACAACAG tggcgAACTCAGCTGTCAGGCCAGTAGCAGCAGTGGAGACACCGGAATATACTCGGCAGAAGGCTGTTCCAGCCTCTACCAGCCCGACAGCGCGCAGTCAGTTTCAGGAGCTTCGGACTGCTGCAGGGTTCCCTTTGAGCAGGTGAAGATGGGAGACATCAAGGGCGAGGCATTGATCGCAGGTGGCGTCGTTGACATGTggatatga